Genomic window (Bacillus sp. BGMRC 2118):
GGTCTAACCCTAGGTCTTCAGTAATTACTTCACCACCAGTTAGAACAGCGATGTCTTCAAGCATAGCTTTACGACGGTCACCGAATCCTGGAGCTTTAACAGCTACTGCATTGAATGTTCCACGAAGCTTGTTCACAACTAGAGTTGCTAATGCTTCACCTTCAACATCCTCAGCAACGATTAATAGTGGCTTACCTTGTTGTACCACTTGCTCAAGAACTGGTAGGATTTCTTGAATGTTTGCAATCTTCTTATCTGTGATTAAGATATATGGATTGTCTAGAACAGCTTCCATCTTATCAGAATCTGTTACCATGTATGGAGATGCATATCCACGGTCGAATTGCATACCTTCTACTACTTCAAGCTCAGTAGTGAAACCTTTAGATTCTTCGATTGTGATAACTCCGTCGTTACCAACGCGCTCCATTGCTTCTGCAATTAGTTGACCAACTTCATTGTCAGCAGCGGAAATTGCAGCAACTTGAGCGATAGAAGACTTTCCTTCAATCGGCTTAGAAATTGCCTTTAATTCTTCAATTGCAGTTAAAACTGCCTGTTCCATACCTTTACGTACTCCAACTGGGTTAGCACCAGCTGTTACGTTCTTTAATCCTTCACGGATCATCGCTTGAGCTAGAACAGTAGCTGTTGTTGTACCGTCACCCGCAACATCGTTTGTTTTGCTAGCAACTTCAGCAACTAATTTAGCACCCATGTTTTCGAATGCATCTTCTAGTTCGATTTCTTTTGCAATGGTAACACCGTCATTTGTGATAAGCGGTGAACCGAACTTCTTCTCAAGAACAACGTTACGTCCTTTTGGTCCAAGAGTTACTTTTACAGCATCTGCAAGTGTATCTACACCACGTAGCATTGAGCGACGTGCTTCTTCACTAAACTTAATTTCTTTAGCCATGTTTCGTTACCTCCCTATGTTTTGAAAAAATAAGTATACAAGCTAGTAGACAATATTGTCCTATTATTCTAAGTATTGATTAGCCGATAACAGCTAAAATGTCATTTTCACGAAGAACTAAATATTCAGTACCTTCATACTTCACTTCAGTACCAGCATATTTTGAGAAGATGATGCGATCCCCAACTGATACTTCTAGTGCTACACGCTCACCGTTTTCTAGCACACGTCCAGTTCCTACTGCTACTACTTTACCTTCCTGAGGCTTTTCCTTAGCAGAATCAGGTAATACGATACCGCTAGCAGTTTTTTCTTCAGACTCAACAAGCTCAATAATAACGCGATCTCCTAATGGCTTAATCATGAGACCTACCTCCTCTAATACTGTTAGTTTTTTACTTATTAGCACTCGAACTCATCGAGTGCTAACACAGTTATTATATTAAATAATCTTACTCACGAATGCAAGTATAAACTATTCAATTTCTCAAAAAAAATTTCTAGTAATATCCATTGTGACAAAAAGCATACTCTTCCATTTTATCATTTCTACTATAATTTATACCTATTACATACAATAAACAAAAAGGGACAAATTCTACATGTAGTAGTTATCATTATTGTAAAGAATCTTTATATGATACAATACGTGTGGGCCAAGTAAATGCAAAGGGAAAAGGAGAATAAGAAATTGGAGAAACGTCATTGGTATGTAGTGTTAACCTATGTAATTATGCAATTCTCAACCATTCTAGGTGTACCTTTATTTTATCACCTTGGAATACAGCCAAAAGAAGTAGCACTTGCTTATTGGCTCATTTTTAGCTTTTTATTAGCATTGATTATTGTTTTAGTTTTAATGAGAAAAGACATGTTGCCCGATCAATTGAGAGATGATCGCAGCCCATTACCAATAGCTCTTCTCTGGTCAGTGTTTGGGGTATTCTTAGCACTTGTTGCACAATCGATAGCAGGAATACTTGAGAATAAACTTTTTGGGATTGAACCAGGCTCTGAAAACACAGAATTCCTTGTTGAAATCGCGACTGTTACCCCGCTATTTATCATTGTAACCTCGATTATAGGACCGATTCTTGAAGAAGTGATTTTCCGGAAAATTTTATTCGGATCTTTATATAAACGTTTTAACTTTATTATTGCAGCAATTATTAGCTCTATTATTTTTGCAATTGTACATATGGATTTCACACATATTCTTATATATACTGCAATGGGATTCACATTCGCCTATCTTTATGTTAAAACAAAACGAATTATCGTTCCGATTATTGCACATGTTTCCATGAATACATTTGTTGTATTAGTTCAGTTAGTATTTAAAGACGATATTGAAAGATACCAGCAGCAAGTAGAAACGATGCAATTTATTTTCTTTTAATTTGGCTGTTTTCGTATAGATTGTTGCTTTCTCTAAC
Coding sequences:
- the groL gene encoding chaperonin GroEL encodes the protein MAKEIKFSEEARRSMLRGVDTLADAVKVTLGPKGRNVVLEKKFGSPLITNDGVTIAKEIELEDAFENMGAKLVAEVASKTNDVAGDGTTTATVLAQAMIREGLKNVTAGANPVGVRKGMEQAVLTAIEELKAISKPIEGKSSIAQVAAISAADNEVGQLIAEAMERVGNDGVITIEESKGFTTELEVVEGMQFDRGYASPYMVTDSDKMEAVLDNPYILITDKKIANIQEILPVLEQVVQQGKPLLIVAEDVEGEALATLVVNKLRGTFNAVAVKAPGFGDRRKAMLEDIAVLTGGEVITEDLGLDLKSANITQLGRASKVVVTKENTTIVEGNGDSANIAARVKQIRAQVEETTSEFDKEKLQERLAKLAGGVAVIKVGAATETELKERKLRIEDALNSTRAAVEEGIVSGGGTALVNVYNKVASLQAEGDVQTGINIVLRALEEPVRQIAHNAGLEGSVIVERLKREEVGVGYNAATGEWVNMFDAGIVDPTKVTRSALQNAASVSAMFLTTEAVVADLPEKNAPAMPDMGGMGGMGGMM
- a CDS encoding co-chaperone GroES, whose product is MIKPLGDRVIIELVESEEKTASGIVLPDSAKEKPQEGKVVAVGTGRVLENGERVALEVSVGDRIIFSKYAGTEVKYEGTEYLVLRENDILAVIG
- a CDS encoding CPBP family intramembrane metalloprotease — translated: MEKRHWYVVLTYVIMQFSTILGVPLFYHLGIQPKEVALAYWLIFSFLLALIIVLVLMRKDMLPDQLRDDRSPLPIALLWSVFGVFLALVAQSIAGILENKLFGIEPGSENTEFLVEIATVTPLFIIVTSIIGPILEEVIFRKILFGSLYKRFNFIIAAIISSIIFAIVHMDFTHILIYTAMGFTFAYLYVKTKRIIVPIIAHVSMNTFVVLVQLVFKDDIERYQQQVETMQFIFF